In Leisingera methylohalidivorans DSM 14336, a single genomic region encodes these proteins:
- the ligA gene encoding NAD-dependent DNA ligase LigA has translation MSAEDARAEFLALEEKLRAADLAYHQADAPEISDADYDSLKRRYRALAETHPDLAAAATQLDAVGAPVASGFGKISHSVRMLSLGNAFANDDVSDFDRSIRKYLGLGRDAVLAYTAEPKIDGLSLSLRYEQGKLIQAATRGDGSIGENVTANAMTISDIPHQLEGAPEVLEVRGEVYMSHADFEALNARHAERGGKSFANPRNAAAGSLRQLDAEITRARPLRFFAYSWGELSKDLAETQMEAIARLHALGFQTNPLTRLCASVEEMIAHYRSIEEQRATLGYDIDGVVYKVNDLALQGRLGFRSTTPRWAIAHKFPAELAWTRLEAIDIQVGRTGALSPVARLTPVTVGGVVVSNATLHNEDYIQGRDSKGEEIRGGKDIRIGDWVQIYRAGDVIPKVADVDLSKRSADAVPYAFPQTCPECASPAVREEGDAVRRCSGGMICPAQSVEKLKHFVSRAAFDIDGLGAKQVEQFHADGWIKEPADIFDLQKNYGSGLPQLKNREGWGEKSAENLFAAIEEKRTIPLAKLIFALGIRHAGEVAGRDLALHYQDWQAMADAVDAARPAALAHRAADEAEEAERQAAADAGRRARISDTRAAAVAARDVPAEAAAAWADLIGVDGIGAVLGLSLSDAFANPEERAAFDRLVAKLTIVAPDAPAAESPVAGKTVVFTGTLEKMTRAEAKARAEALGAKVSGSVSKKTDILVAGPGAGSKAKKAAELGIRTMDEDGWLELIAEA, from the coding sequence CTGTCAGCTGAAGACGCGCGGGCCGAGTTTCTGGCACTGGAAGAAAAACTGCGTGCGGCGGATCTGGCCTATCACCAGGCCGACGCGCCCGAGATCAGCGATGCGGATTATGATTCGCTGAAGCGGCGTTACCGGGCGCTGGCAGAGACGCATCCGGATCTCGCGGCGGCTGCCACACAGCTGGATGCGGTGGGAGCTCCGGTTGCCTCTGGTTTCGGAAAGATCTCTCATTCGGTGCGGATGCTCTCCTTGGGCAACGCCTTTGCCAACGATGACGTCAGCGATTTCGACCGCAGCATCCGCAAGTACCTTGGCTTGGGGCGTGACGCCGTGCTTGCCTATACCGCCGAGCCCAAGATCGATGGGCTGTCGCTGTCGCTGCGCTATGAACAGGGCAAACTGATCCAGGCCGCCACCCGCGGCGACGGCAGCATCGGTGAGAATGTAACCGCCAATGCAATGACCATCTCAGACATCCCGCACCAGCTTGAAGGGGCGCCGGAGGTGCTGGAGGTGCGCGGCGAAGTTTATATGAGCCACGCGGATTTCGAGGCGCTCAATGCGCGTCATGCGGAACGCGGCGGCAAGAGTTTTGCCAACCCGCGCAATGCCGCAGCCGGATCTTTGCGGCAGCTGGATGCGGAAATAACCCGGGCCCGGCCCTTGCGTTTCTTCGCCTATAGCTGGGGCGAGCTGAGTAAGGATTTGGCGGAAACGCAAATGGAGGCCATAGCGCGCCTGCACGCTCTGGGCTTTCAAACCAACCCGCTGACCCGGCTGTGTGCGTCGGTGGAGGAGATGATCGCCCATTACCGCAGCATCGAGGAACAGCGCGCGACACTGGGCTATGACATCGATGGTGTGGTCTACAAGGTCAACGATCTGGCACTTCAGGGGCGGCTTGGGTTCCGCTCCACCACGCCCCGCTGGGCGATCGCCCATAAGTTTCCGGCAGAGCTCGCCTGGACCCGGCTGGAGGCGATCGACATCCAGGTCGGCCGCACCGGCGCGCTGAGCCCGGTTGCCCGGCTCACCCCTGTGACCGTAGGCGGGGTGGTGGTGTCGAACGCCACCCTGCACAACGAGGATTACATTCAGGGCCGTGATTCAAAGGGTGAGGAAATCCGCGGCGGCAAGGACATCCGCATCGGTGATTGGGTGCAGATTTACCGGGCCGGTGACGTGATCCCGAAAGTGGCGGATGTGGATCTGTCCAAGCGCTCCGCGGATGCGGTGCCATATGCGTTCCCGCAAACCTGCCCGGAATGCGCCAGCCCGGCGGTGCGCGAGGAAGGCGATGCCGTGCGGCGCTGCTCCGGCGGCATGATCTGTCCGGCGCAATCGGTTGAAAAGCTAAAGCATTTTGTATCCCGTGCGGCCTTTGACATTGATGGTCTGGGTGCCAAGCAGGTAGAGCAGTTTCATGCCGATGGATGGATTAAAGAGCCTGCGGATATCTTTGATTTACAAAAGAATTACGGGTCCGGACTGCCGCAGCTGAAAAACCGTGAAGGCTGGGGGGAAAAGTCTGCCGAGAACCTGTTTGCCGCCATCGAGGAGAAGCGTACCATTCCCTTGGCCAAGCTGATCTTTGCCCTGGGCATCCGCCATGCTGGCGAGGTTGCAGGCCGTGATCTGGCGCTGCATTACCAGGACTGGCAGGCAATGGCGGATGCAGTTGACGCCGCACGCCCGGCTGCGCTGGCGCACCGGGCAGCGGATGAGGCTGAAGAGGCTGAACGCCAGGCTGCCGCGGACGCGGGCCGCCGTGCCCGGATATCAGACACCCGGGCCGCTGCTGTCGCGGCTCGCGATGTCCCGGCTGAGGCCGCTGCCGCTTGGGCGGACCTCATCGGAGTGGATGGAATCGGCGCGGTGCTGGGCCTGTCTCTGTCCGACGCGTTTGCCAACCCTGAGGAGCGCGCGGCTTTTGACCGGCTGGTGGCAAAGCTGACCATCGTTGCGCCGGATGCACCGGCTGCAGAAAGCCCGGTGGCGGGCAAAACCGTGGTCTTCACCGGCACGCTGGAAAAGATGACCCGTGCCGAAGCCAAAGCGCGGGCCGAGGCGCTGGGGGCCAAGGTCTCCGGCTCGGTGTCCAAAAAGACCGATATTCTGGTGGCGGGTCCGGGCGCGGGGTCCAAGGCCAAAAAAGCGGCTGAGCTGGGCATCCGGACAATGGATGAAGATGGCTGGCTGGAGCTGATTGCAGAAGCATGA